The genomic region aattccttggtctaatttctCAAGAAGAGAGATAGGCTtggtccctaattataccacacaccattataggtccaagtagagggaggattatatgtcacatatccaaacaccaaaacccatattctactcaagtgtgagaagggatttcaggcatggtttcatgtttcctttcccaaggttcccataaaacccaattgtattcaatctctttcccaagataattgaatgataagcattaagaacgaaattccctctacactacaagaaaatacgtctattgccacgcttttaaagcgtggcgaaaagttgaaaaaagcgtggcgatagcttttcgccacgctttttgagctaccgccacgcttttgaaagggtggcaTATGAAGGGGTGGCGGTtgatctatcgccacgcttttggtgacctatcgccacgctttttcttttgccacgctttttacaaCTAGCCACCcgttaaagcgtggccgtatgtgGGAGAtagggccacgcttttaaagcgtggccatatgggagatacagccacgcttttgaagcgtggcgataggtagagatacggccacgcttttgaagcgtggcgataggtagagatacggccacgcttttgaagcgtagcaATAGcaagagatacggccacgcttttaaaacgtggcgatagggagagatacggccacgcttttaaagcgtggccatagcaagatatacagccacgctttaaaagcgtggcaaaaaccttgttaaattaaaaaaaaaattattttccttACTTGATCTTCATTGCTACACtataaattttcaatccttttttattaccaaacctacaaatatattatgcaatttttattacaagacaaaaattaaattaattttataacaaTAATTAGGCTTGATAAAAATACCCATGTTGGTcttcaaattaaattaattaacataCCTTCCTAAAACTACATGGGAGCAAAATGAATAACCATACCTTCTATCTCAGTGAAGGGTCAGGTAATTCGAGTACTTTTGAACACTGCTTCCTAATTTGATTTCTCTTTTCAATATCAGCATTCCCTTCCTAATAAAAAACCATCGGACAAGGGGAATGGCAAAGAAGGAACCAGCATAAATCTGAAAATATTATCAATTCATCATTCAATCTATTGTGACAGCAAACCTAAACCAGTGCTAATAGACATTAAAATAACACCCTCATCCTCAAGAAAATATCTATTAGCAGTGAAAGAAGGACATAAAGAAGCTGTCAAACGCTCAAACATCTTTTATCAATAATTTCACATTTTCAATGCTTCCAACGACACCAATTTGCAGAGTCCAGAACTaagtctattttttttttctttttgggtcaTGTTACCCTCAAATTTTAAGTCTCAGATAATATTTCTCTAAGCAACAGCATCAAATCATGGAATTAAATACTAAATTTACAGCAAGACATTACCATCAAATTCTCAAAATTAGCATCATCAAGAATTCTTCtataaattcaaaaagaaaaaaaatcataccTGAAGAAGCGGAAAGATGTCTGCCACAAATTTAATGAAGCAAGGACGAAGGCGCAAAGCAGGGGCGAAGCCTACACGAACGAGCAAAGTTCAGAAGCATTACCAGAACCAGCGCCGAGAAGAAGAAGAGTGGCTGAGCAGGGGCTTATGACCTTCCTCACCAAAAGAGCATCAGCGCTGAGGAGAAGAAGATGAGCAGCGACGAGAAGAAAGGAGCAGGGGAAGAGATATAGATCCAAGAAGTGGGTTCTGCAGCGCAAAAGTAAGCCACTTCCACTTCCACAGAACCACTCCTTGGATGTCACCACCTTCATCTCATCACACGCCCACCATGCCAGGATCGCCTTCTTTGACGCCACCACCGGCAACCACATCACCTTCCACTAACTCTGGCGAGCCGTCGACGCCGTCGCCCCCTCCCTCTACGACCTCGGCATCCGCAAGGGCACCGTCGTCCTCCTCCTCTCCCCAAACAACATCTACTTCCCCGTCGTCTGCCTCGTCGTCATGTCCCTTGGCgccatcatcaccaccaccaacCCTCTCAACACCGCCGCCGAAATCCGCAAGCAAATCAACGAATCGAAGCCTCGCATCGCCACCATCCCTCCCCTGGCCTCGAAAATCACAGCCACCTCCCCCTTGCTCCCGATCATCCTCATGGAGGCCGACACCAGCAGCAGCTTCCTTTCAGCCGTCACCACCCTCAGCCGTCAGTGCAGGGGTTGTGAGTGACGGAGGCATTGATGGGGGTGAGAGAGTCTCAAAGCGTGTTTAGGTGTTATTAGGCTGAAGGGGTTGTTAGGTTTGAGACTCTCTCGCAGGTTAgggttattagttttttttttccaaaacaaaaaaaaaaccttttggccacgcttttaaagcgtgccaaaagagtactaggatatggccacgttttaaaagcgtggccatagcaaattaaagagaagatgaagagaagaagaatttcactattatcaatccatcaagtacaacagagctccctctttcaatgagagggaagttagctactcatagctcaaaaagtactcaaaagtgaagtgtaaaagtggatctaaaactgactgcttaaccccctcttcagtactccttgggggtatttatactactcctagtaaaataaaagaattacaaaagt from Arachis ipaensis cultivar K30076 chromosome B02, Araip1.1, whole genome shotgun sequence harbors:
- the LOC110267641 gene encoding uncharacterized protein LOC110267641, which encodes MWLPVVASKKAILAWWACDEMKVVTSKEWFCGSGSGLLLRCRTHFLDLYLFPCSFLLVAAHLLLLSADALLVRKASPLLCAFVLASLNLWQTSFRFFRFMLVPSLPFPLSDGFLLGREC